Below is a window of Pirellulales bacterium DNA.
GTGCTCTACACCTTCGAGCCAGAGACGATCGTCGACGAGTCGAGCACGATCATCGAATGGTACGAACGCAGACCCACTATCGAGGTTGTGCTTGGTTGCGAGACCTGCGCACAACGAAGCCCTATCAGCATCGGAAAGTTATTTCGGTCTAAATCCTTACGTAGGAATGGCCAACGCAATACCGCTCAGCACCAAATGATCGATGTACTGGGCCGAAGGATCAACTAGTCTTGCAACAGCCGCTGCAGTTCCGCCGGTCATGAAGACATCGGGTTTGACGTCGAAAGGCTCGGAGAGCCTCGCGGCCAGCTCCCGTATCACGCCGATCGCGCCCCAAAACAGGCCGCTGTGGATGGCCGCCAATGTGTTTGTGCCAAGGGCCGGAATTGGTCCGTCTAGTTCTTCGAGAGGAATATAGGGCAATAAGTCGGTAAACTCATCAAGAGCCCTGGCGGAAATGCTGATACCCGGGGCGATCGCTCCACCACGGAATACGCCCTCGGCCGTGATTTGATTGACCGTGATCGCGGTGCCGACGTGGATGGTGATTGCCGAGCGTGCGGGTGCTCGCAGTCGGTTGGCGGCCACGGCCCCTGACAGGCGATCGATACCGACATGTTCTGGGTTGGCCAAATCGACCTCGATCGGCAAATCAAGATGCGAAAGCTGGCGAAGTTTGATCGCGGGATGGGAAGTTGCGAGCCATGCGGTGAGACGGTCGACTCCGCCGCGGTTGACGCTGGCGATCCATGCTTCTGTTGAAGCGGGCACGTCGGCTAGCCAGTCTTGTAATTCCAATTCATTCCAGTCTTGCAGCGGAATCGCAAGAGTTTGGCTGGGGGTCGCGATGCCGGTCTGTGTTGCCGGCAAGTCGAATAGACCTAGCTTGATGCGAGTGTTGCCAATGTCGATGGCGAGGATGATGCGTTTCATTGTAGTTCCAGCGTTTGACGAGGATGAATCACAAATCGAGAAATCAAGGAAAATGCAGCGCGCCCGCTAGGCCAAAGTCAAATTTAACAACAGAGAGTAGTTCTACTGTTCGAGATCAATTGACCTGACGGAACTGATTGTGGTATTGAATCTTCCATTCGCAAGGAAGCGAAGGAAGGAGCCGTTGCGATGGATCGTCGTTTTAAGCTTCGCAAGGAAGACTTGTTGGCGGAGGCCGAGGTCGATGCGGGTTGGTTGCGCGGCACGCTGGAGCGGTTGGTGGCGTTCATTCAACCGTTCACCAATCGCTTGTGGCGGACCGAGCAGGTGGATCATGGTCTGGATTTGTTTTGGGGCTGATTTCCGACTTGGACCGCAAGAATAGCGAATCGATCGCCTACCGTCACGATCAGGATCGCATGAACTTGCAGCACTTGATCGACCAGGCCGGGTGGGATCATCAAACGTTGTTTGCGATAGCCCAGGACTTTCGGACAGCGGCGAGGAGGCAAAAGTTTACAGGCCCGCGATAATGGACGTCGGGCCTGCCGCGTTCCGCGCGGAAGGAATTCAAGCGTTGCGCATCTGTACTGCATCTTGCACCGCCGGATTCATCCGAGTGGGGCTTGTTTTGCAATTGTGAGAGTCAGCGTACCAGCCCTGGCCGAACGTCGAGTGTTAGTGGCTCGATCAATCCAGCGTGGAGTCGCTCGATCGCAATGGCACCCATCGCGGCATTGTCGGTGCAAAGTCCGCGCGGGGCGATGAAGACGCGGACTCCTGCTTTTTTGCACTCGGCTTCAATTCGCGCGCGGAACCGGGCATTTGCCGCCACACCGCCGCCGATGGCCAGTGTTTTCAGCCTCGTCATTTTCAATGCGTCTAGCGATTTTTCGACCAGGCAAT
It encodes the following:
- a CDS encoding type III pantothenate kinase, translated to MKRIILAIDIGNTRIKLGLFDLPATQTGIATPSQTLAIPLQDWNELELQDWLADVPASTEAWIASVNRGGVDRLTAWLATSHPAIKLRQLSHLDLPIEVDLANPEHVGIDRLSGAVAANRLRAPARSAITIHVGTAITVNQITAEGVFRGGAIAPGISISARALDEFTDLLPYIPLEELDGPIPALGTNTLAAIHSGLFWGAIGVIRELAARLSEPFDVKPDVFMTGGTAAAVARLVDPSAQYIDHLVLSGIALAIPT